From a single Nostoc sp. MS1 genomic region:
- the sipA gene encoding regulatory protein SipA, which translates to MSEEFIVGSKVRVVALPPYIKTADPMPMLRPPDVIQLGEEGTVLDRRPGGYWGVRFARGAFLIDSQYIESVDQPPKNSDAHT; encoded by the coding sequence ATGTCTGAAGAATTTATTGTCGGTAGTAAAGTCCGTGTTGTGGCATTACCGCCTTATATCAAAACAGCAGACCCTATGCCCATGTTACGCCCTCCTGATGTAATTCAATTAGGAGAGGAAGGGACTGTGCTTGATCGCCGTCCTGGCGGGTATTGGGGTGTACGCTTTGCTAGAGGTGCATTCCTCATCGATAGCCAATATATCGAAAGCGTAGATCAACCCCCAAAAAATAGTGATGCACACACATAA
- a CDS encoding glycosyltransferase family 4 protein — protein MNVLMLSATFPYPPTGGGTQVRTFHLLKHLQKNHSVTVLTQRDRHVTDAEIAGLRDCVDNLVVFDRPLDTGTNVGLIKKIQRFSQFLQQGTPPSVLNRYSTEIQEWIDKAVEEHKYDVITCEHSVNEIYVRPHFQQHLKTIVNVHSSVYGSCLNQLTTGVSDNVWRDKINLPLLRRYEQKYCSKFSTIVVTTEEDKKQLQQFCPKTDIAIIPNGVDLVIFPYRTADPQGHKIVFVGAMDNLANIDAVCYFANQVLPELQKSYPDTTFDIVGSRPTPEVLALQNQPGITVTGRVPSMVDYLHRASVCVVPMRTGFGIKNKTLEALAAGVPVVGSDRGLEGLAIDTPLTALRANQPAEYISAISKLFDNPQLRSQLSQNGRKLVEAEFTWDIAGKRYEQVCLGAKEG, from the coding sequence ATGAATGTATTAATGCTGTCTGCCACCTTTCCCTACCCACCTACAGGGGGAGGAACGCAAGTTAGGACATTTCATTTACTCAAGCATCTGCAAAAGAATCACTCCGTTACCGTGCTAACTCAACGCGATCGCCATGTTACAGACGCAGAAATTGCCGGCTTAAGGGATTGTGTAGATAATTTAGTCGTATTTGACCGTCCGTTAGATACTGGTACGAATGTAGGATTAATTAAGAAAATCCAGCGATTTAGTCAATTCTTACAACAAGGAACACCACCAAGCGTACTTAACCGTTACTCAACCGAGATTCAGGAGTGGATTGACAAAGCTGTAGAGGAGCACAAATATGATGTAATTACTTGTGAACATAGCGTAAATGAAATTTATGTGCGTCCCCATTTCCAGCAACATCTCAAAACTATAGTTAATGTTCATAGTTCAGTGTATGGTTCTTGCCTGAATCAACTAACAACAGGTGTTTCGGATAATGTCTGGAGAGATAAAATTAACTTACCGCTTTTGCGGCGCTATGAACAAAAGTACTGCTCTAAGTTTTCTACAATTGTAGTTACTACAGAAGAAGATAAAAAGCAATTACAACAATTCTGTCCAAAAACTGATATTGCAATTATTCCTAATGGTGTAGATTTAGTAATTTTTCCTTATCGTACAGCCGATCCACAAGGGCATAAAATAGTTTTTGTCGGGGCAATGGATAATTTAGCAAATATTGATGCTGTCTGCTATTTTGCTAATCAAGTATTGCCAGAACTGCAAAAATCTTACCCTGATACTACTTTTGATATTGTTGGTTCTCGTCCGACACCAGAAGTTTTAGCACTACAAAATCAACCAGGAATTACTGTTACTGGGCGTGTCCCTTCTATGGTAGATTATTTACATAGAGCAAGTGTCTGTGTTGTGCCTATGCGGACAGGTTTTGGCATTAAAAATAAAACTTTAGAAGCACTGGCGGCAGGTGTACCAGTAGTAGGAAGCGATCGCGGTTTAGAAGGACTAGCTATTGATACACCGCTAACAGCACTAAGAGCCAATCAACCAGCAGAATATATTAGTGCTATTAGTAAACTATTCGACAATCCCCAACTGCGATCGCAATTATCCCAAAATGGTAGAAAACTTGTAGAAGCTGAATTTACCTGGGATATAGCAGGTAAGCGTTATGAGCAAGTTTGTTTAGGTGCTAAGGAGGGATGA
- a CDS encoding Spy/CpxP family protein refolding chaperone, which yields MQLKPLSLLAGAIALTLTTTPFVVHAQANSSAAPVIAQGARKGPWESLGLTDDQKAKIKQIMDNSRTQIESVFTPEQKAKLEAARQARQAQRQQGQRPQAGKRGNVLADLNLTQDQKNRIKSIRQSSKQQIEAVLTTEQRAKLQELKASRRQRWQQRQNNQTPPQNQ from the coding sequence ATGCAACTCAAGCCGTTATCTCTGCTAGCTGGAGCGATCGCTCTTACTTTAACTACAACTCCCTTCGTTGTTCATGCACAAGCAAATTCTTCTGCTGCGCCAGTAATTGCACAAGGTGCGCGGAAAGGGCCTTGGGAAAGTTTGGGACTAACCGACGACCAGAAGGCCAAAATAAAACAAATTATGGATAACAGCCGCACTCAAATCGAATCAGTTTTTACCCCAGAACAAAAGGCTAAGTTAGAAGCAGCGCGTCAAGCGCGTCAGGCACAGCGTCAACAAGGCCAGCGTCCCCAAGCTGGTAAGCGCGGTAATGTTCTTGCTGACTTGAATTTGACTCAAGACCAAAAAAATAGAATCAAATCAATTCGTCAATCGTCAAAACAACAGATTGAGGCTGTTTTAACTACTGAACAGCGAGCAAAACTACAAGAACTAAAGGCTAGCCGTCGTCAGCGTTGGCAGCAAAGACAGAATAATCAAACTCCACCTCAAAATCAATAA
- a CDS encoding peroxiredoxin gives MISRRHFLQILLVSCFAVISWLNFAPTAYALGGKLPTINQPAPDFTLPTNTGDGKLSLADLRGKWVVLYFYPKDFTAGCTIEARRFQQDLPKYLEKNAQIIGVSADDIDSHAEFCDSEGLKFPLLADTTGAVSKAYGSWIGFVSMRHSFLIDPQGILRETFVKVNPSVHSAEVLAKLEQLQS, from the coding sequence ATGATTTCCCGCCGCCATTTTTTACAAATCTTGCTTGTCAGCTGTTTTGCTGTCATCAGTTGGTTGAATTTTGCCCCTACAGCTTATGCACTTGGGGGCAAACTTCCTACTATCAATCAACCTGCACCAGACTTTACTCTGCCAACTAATACAGGCGATGGTAAGCTTTCTCTAGCTGATTTACGAGGTAAATGGGTAGTGCTTTATTTCTATCCCAAGGACTTTACCGCAGGTTGCACGATTGAAGCGCGTCGTTTTCAGCAAGATTTACCAAAGTATTTAGAAAAAAATGCACAAATTATCGGTGTCAGTGCTGATGATATCGATTCTCACGCTGAATTTTGTGATTCTGAGGGATTAAAATTTCCTTTGCTGGCTGATACTACTGGTGCAGTTAGTAAGGCTTACGGTTCTTGGATCGGTTTTGTATCTATGCGCCATAGTTTCCTGATCGATCCGCAAGGCATTCTCCGCGAAACTTTTGTCAAAGTAAATCCCTCTGTCCACAGTGCGGAAGTTTTAGCCAAACTGGAACAGTTGCAATCTTAG